In Modestobacter versicolor, a single genomic region encodes these proteins:
- a CDS encoding lysylphosphatidylglycerol synthase transmembrane domain-containing protein translates to MATVERSRPAAQRPRPAWRRVLPPLLSLVLVAAVFAWFLPQFTSLGDVWATVRAMSGLQIAVLALATVWNLATYQFVMVTTTPGMTLRQATVSTQTTTAVSNTVLGGAAIALGLTYAMNSSWGFSRSRTSVSLLTSGLWNNFAKLGLPVVALALLAFSAPPSAARLTAGALGVIGLAASLVGLWLVLRSRSSAARVGLALARGASGVLRLVHRPPVSGWDRAFVTFRDRTVLLLRARWHWLTLATLVSHLSLFLVLLLALRFSGVTAEQVGWVEVLAVFAFARLLTAVPFTPGGLGVIEVAMISGLAAAGGERAEVAAGVLVFRLLTYLLPIPIGVLTHLFWRRNTSWRRAPNSAPRTDLVPEAA, encoded by the coding sequence ATGGCCACCGTCGAGCGCAGCCGACCCGCGGCGCAGCGGCCGCGACCGGCGTGGCGCCGGGTGCTCCCCCCGCTGCTGTCGTTGGTGCTGGTCGCGGCGGTCTTCGCCTGGTTCCTGCCGCAGTTCACCAGCCTCGGCGACGTGTGGGCGACGGTGCGCGCCATGTCGGGGCTGCAGATCGCCGTGCTCGCGCTGGCCACCGTGTGGAACCTGGCGACCTACCAGTTCGTGATGGTCACGACCACGCCCGGCATGACGCTGCGGCAGGCGACGGTGTCGACCCAGACGACGACGGCGGTGTCGAACACCGTGCTGGGTGGAGCCGCCATCGCACTCGGGCTGACGTACGCGATGAACAGCTCGTGGGGGTTCTCCCGCTCCCGGACGTCGGTCTCGCTGCTGACCTCGGGGCTGTGGAACAACTTCGCCAAGCTCGGCCTGCCGGTGGTCGCGCTGGCGCTGCTCGCCTTCTCCGCGCCACCGTCGGCGGCCCGGCTGACGGCCGGTGCGCTGGGCGTGATCGGGCTGGCGGCGTCGCTCGTCGGGCTGTGGCTGGTGCTGCGCAGCCGGAGCAGCGCGGCCCGGGTGGGGCTGGCGCTGGCGCGGGGGGCCTCCGGCGTGCTGCGGCTGGTGCACCGCCCGCCGGTGAGCGGCTGGGACCGGGCGTTCGTGACGTTCCGGGACCGCACGGTGCTGCTGCTGCGCGCCCGCTGGCACTGGCTGACCCTGGCGACGCTGGTCAGCCACCTGTCGCTGTTCCTGGTGCTGCTGCTGGCGCTGCGGTTCTCCGGGGTCACCGCCGAGCAGGTCGGGTGGGTCGAGGTGCTGGCGGTTTTCGCCTTCGCCCGGCTGCTGACCGCCGTGCCGTTCACCCCTGGGGGCCTCGGGGTGATCGAGGTGGCGATGATCAGCGGGCTGGCGGCCGCCGGTGGCGAGCGTGCCGAGGTCGCGGCGGGGGTGCTGGTGTTCCGGCTGCTGACGTACCTCCTGCCGATCCCGATCGGCGTCCTGACCCACCTCTTCTGGCGGCGCAACACGTCGTGGCGGCGGGCGCCCAACTCCGCGCCGCGCACCGACCTGGTGCCCGAGGCAGCATGA
- a CDS encoding MMPL family transporter codes for MRALARFAIRRRWVVVTAWVIAILALQAVLSAMGGAQYEDDFSLPGTESEAVSELLTEAGLAERNGASGQIVLNAGEADISEFADRVQPALESLCAADVGLSSVQSPYGSTDCATGAGSTDATAQDALVSPDGSIGLIIVNYSAAQPTTEHLDGTVERFGSAFSGRPVADDPTAALEQLQGGPLQVEFTGEVFRGLTPTESALSPELIGFLAAFVILLLVFRSLSATVLPLISAVAAILTGLPLIGLLSHTMSVASFADQLALLMILGVGVDYALFIVTRHRRNLLRGLGVEESIILAVDTAGRAVLFAGITVCIALMGMWALGVSFLYGVSLGTAIGVAITMVASLTLLPALLRLLGLRVLPRRQRAAVRAGTVEVGDHHGPWFRWADLVQRRPIALGMLAAVLLAALSVPFFSMRLGAPDQGTDPLDQTTRRGYDLIAEGFGPGYNSGLQLVVSGPGSADEAFLGRIADRLGTVPDVAPDSIQTVPAGQGVSLITFKSVTSPQDAATTELIERLRADVLPPLYESTDSRIYVSGSTAVFVDFAEILSARMALFFTAVIGLSCLLLLVAFRSLLIPVTAAAMNLLAAGASFGVVVAIFQWGWLAEPLGIGGGGPIGAFLPVMFFAILFGLSMDYQVFLVSRIHEEWRRTGDTARAVTVGQGETGGIITAAGLIMIAVFGGFVLGDDRIIKLFGIGLGSAVLLDAFVVRTVLVPALMHRFGQANWYLPSWLDRVLPHVSIEAPAGGDSVKDEEDDGVGDRTPAEQAAGGVT; via the coding sequence GTGAGAGCGCTCGCTCGGTTCGCCATCCGACGACGTTGGGTCGTCGTCACCGCTTGGGTCATCGCCATCCTTGCGTTGCAAGCAGTGCTCTCGGCGATGGGCGGGGCGCAGTACGAGGACGACTTCTCGCTGCCCGGCACGGAGTCCGAAGCTGTCTCCGAGCTCTTGACCGAAGCCGGGTTGGCTGAGCGCAACGGCGCGTCGGGCCAGATCGTGCTCAACGCCGGCGAGGCGGACATCTCAGAGTTCGCCGACCGGGTGCAGCCCGCGCTGGAGTCCCTGTGCGCAGCTGACGTGGGCCTGTCCTCGGTTCAGTCGCCGTACGGCAGCACCGACTGTGCGACGGGTGCGGGCTCGACCGACGCCACGGCACAAGACGCGCTCGTGAGCCCCGACGGATCGATCGGACTCATCATCGTGAACTACTCGGCCGCGCAGCCGACGACCGAGCACCTCGACGGCACCGTCGAGCGGTTCGGCTCGGCCTTCTCCGGCCGCCCTGTGGCAGACGACCCCACTGCCGCGCTCGAGCAGCTTCAAGGCGGTCCGCTGCAGGTCGAGTTCACCGGGGAGGTCTTCCGTGGCCTCACGCCCACAGAGAGCGCGCTCTCACCTGAGCTCATCGGCTTCCTCGCAGCCTTCGTCATCTTGCTGCTGGTCTTCCGCAGCCTCAGCGCCACGGTGCTGCCGCTCATCAGCGCCGTCGCTGCGATCCTGACCGGGCTCCCGCTCATCGGCCTGCTGTCGCACACCATGTCGGTGGCATCGTTCGCCGATCAGCTGGCGCTGCTGATGATCCTCGGGGTCGGGGTGGACTACGCCCTGTTCATCGTGACCCGGCACCGCCGCAACCTCCTGCGTGGGCTGGGAGTGGAGGAGTCGATCATCCTCGCGGTCGACACAGCAGGTCGAGCCGTGCTCTTCGCGGGCATCACCGTCTGCATCGCCTTGATGGGCATGTGGGCCCTGGGAGTGAGCTTTCTCTACGGGGTGTCGCTGGGCACCGCGATCGGCGTCGCGATCACGATGGTCGCCTCCCTGACCCTGCTGCCTGCACTGCTGCGCCTTCTCGGCCTGCGAGTGCTGCCCCGTCGCCAGCGGGCAGCGGTGCGAGCCGGAACCGTCGAGGTCGGTGACCACCATGGACCGTGGTTCCGCTGGGCGGACCTCGTCCAACGACGCCCGATCGCGCTCGGGATGCTTGCCGCCGTCCTGTTGGCTGCGCTGTCGGTGCCGTTCTTCTCGATGCGCCTCGGCGCCCCCGACCAGGGCACCGACCCGCTGGACCAGACCACCCGCCGTGGATACGACTTGATCGCCGAGGGGTTCGGGCCTGGCTACAACTCCGGACTCCAGCTCGTCGTCAGCGGACCGGGGTCCGCAGACGAGGCGTTCCTGGGGCGAATCGCCGACCGCCTCGGCACCGTCCCCGACGTCGCCCCCGACAGCATCCAGACCGTGCCCGCCGGACAAGGTGTCTCGCTGATCACGTTCAAGTCCGTGACCTCTCCCCAGGACGCGGCGACCACCGAGCTGATCGAGCGGTTGCGCGCCGACGTACTGCCGCCGTTGTACGAGAGCACGGACAGCCGCATCTACGTCTCCGGTAGCACCGCGGTCTTCGTGGACTTCGCGGAGATCCTGTCAGCCAGGATGGCGCTGTTCTTCACCGCGGTCATCGGCTTGTCCTGCCTGCTGCTGCTCGTGGCGTTCCGGAGTCTGCTCATCCCGGTCACCGCCGCGGCCATGAACCTGCTCGCCGCCGGGGCGTCGTTCGGCGTGGTGGTCGCGATCTTCCAGTGGGGCTGGCTGGCCGAGCCGCTGGGGATCGGCGGCGGCGGACCAATCGGGGCCTTTCTGCCGGTGATGTTCTTCGCGATCCTCTTCGGACTGTCCATGGACTACCAGGTGTTCCTGGTGAGCCGCATCCACGAGGAGTGGCGGCGGACCGGCGACACCGCCCGCGCCGTCACCGTCGGCCAGGGCGAGACCGGCGGCATCATCACTGCGGCCGGGCTGATCATGATCGCTGTCTTCGGCGGATTCGTGCTCGGCGACGACCGAATCATCAAGCTGTTCGGCATCGGCCTGGGGTCAGCGGTCCTCCTCGACGCGTTCGTCGTGCGCACCGTTCTCGTGCCTGCGCTGATGCACCGGTTCGGACAGGCGAACTGGTACCTGCCTTCCTGGCTGGACAGAGTCCTTCCGCACGTGTCGATCGAGGCACCCGCCGGTGGCGACAGTGTCAAGGACGAAGAAGATGACGGCGTCGGCGACCGGACGCCCGCTGAGCAGGCCGCAGGGGGCGTCACGTAG
- a CDS encoding DUF732 domain-containing protein: MSISETEPSDDEGVEPARPGGVDGDNANLIARQARTASRWRAVVGIAALLIFTCVGMAVIVATNGEEKDGVSMDAAPTSNPFLERPTPSAGHARPSAYTPPPATGSYAPVPTKPLAPGTPSDATNADDSFLSTISVHPNFSSVPDAQLIEAGHAICDLLDTGADIAAVGAAAGGSGLTSDELVVLAVSAVGAYCPEYESQF, from the coding sequence GTGTCGATATCGGAGACTGAACCGTCGGACGATGAGGGCGTGGAGCCCGCTCGACCAGGCGGTGTTGATGGCGACAACGCCAACCTGATCGCGCGGCAAGCGCGCACTGCTAGCAGGTGGCGAGCAGTCGTCGGCATCGCGGCACTCTTGATCTTCACCTGCGTCGGCATGGCTGTGATCGTGGCGACCAATGGCGAGGAAAAGGATGGCGTTTCAATGGACGCCGCCCCTACGTCCAATCCATTCCTCGAACGTCCTACGCCGTCCGCTGGCCATGCGCGGCCGTCGGCCTACACCCCGCCGCCAGCAACCGGCTCCTATGCCCCGGTGCCGACGAAACCCCTTGCTCCAGGGACTCCGTCGGATGCAACGAACGCCGACGACTCGTTCCTCTCGACGATCTCAGTACACCCTAATTTCTCGAGCGTCCCTGACGCTCAGCTGATCGAAGCCGGTCACGCCATATGCGATCTCCTCGACACTGGCGCCGACATCGCCGCCGTCGGCGCAGCCGCTGGCGGCAGCGGGTTGACGTCGGACGAACTAGTCGTTCTCGCTGTATCCGCTGTAGGTGCTTACTGCCCGGAGTACGAAAGCCAGTTCTGA
- a CDS encoding DUF5313 family protein, giving the protein MSSADQPPAELLQRPGVLRWLWYAMGGGLPERHRTWVLRDTTADNWGARHVLRAVVQMAVPVALVLLFVPGPFWIRGMTALGGLLLGLIFSIAYMSETTENRVKKAGYPAGTAQAVREEAQRSRSAERTAKLQAAAAKRAARYRERQGR; this is encoded by the coding sequence ATGTCGTCCGCCGACCAGCCGCCGGCCGAGCTGCTGCAGCGTCCCGGTGTCCTCCGGTGGCTCTGGTACGCGATGGGCGGCGGCCTGCCCGAGCGGCACCGCACCTGGGTGCTGCGCGACACGACAGCCGACAACTGGGGTGCCCGGCACGTGCTGCGGGCCGTGGTGCAGATGGCCGTGCCGGTCGCGCTGGTGCTGCTGTTCGTCCCCGGCCCGTTCTGGATCCGCGGCATGACGGCGCTCGGCGGCCTGCTGCTCGGGCTGATCTTCTCCATCGCCTACATGAGCGAGACCACCGAGAACCGGGTGAAGAAGGCCGGGTACCCGGCCGGCACCGCCCAGGCGGTGCGCGAGGAGGCGCAGCGCTCGCGCAGCGCCGAGCGGACGGCGAAGCTGCAGGCGGCGGCGGCCAAGCGGGCAGCCCGCTACCGGGAGCGCCAGGGCCGCTAG
- a CDS encoding phosphatase PAP2 family protein produces MLVDSGRGLRVSGALLAGAVVVSALVVWPVTEPAVQAVDDWVWRLAGSAENEPTTAVAVAMSWLGGVWVNWPLRVAALALLAWRRHWLRLAAFSLSVLTSEALIGPVKAAVDRPRPSLALIETSAASFPSGHAIAGAITAVGLVLAVVEPGPARWRWEVRAVVFAVVMALSRVYLRAHWLSDTVAGGLLGAGLALGWPALLTALRERAQDSSPPPGRRRR; encoded by the coding sequence ATGCTGGTCGACAGCGGGCGGGGGCTCCGGGTCAGCGGTGCGCTGCTGGCCGGGGCGGTCGTGGTGAGCGCGCTGGTGGTGTGGCCGGTCACCGAGCCCGCGGTCCAGGCGGTCGACGACTGGGTGTGGCGGCTGGCCGGGTCGGCGGAGAACGAGCCCACGACCGCCGTCGCGGTGGCGATGTCGTGGCTGGGCGGGGTGTGGGTGAACTGGCCGCTGCGGGTGGCCGCGCTGGCACTGCTGGCGTGGCGGCGGCACTGGCTGCGGCTGGCCGCGTTCAGCCTGTCGGTGCTGACGAGCGAGGCGCTGATCGGCCCGGTGAAGGCGGCGGTCGACCGGCCGCGGCCGTCGCTGGCGCTGATCGAGACCAGCGCGGCGTCGTTCCCGTCCGGGCACGCGATCGCCGGTGCGATCACCGCGGTCGGGCTGGTGCTGGCGGTGGTCGAACCCGGGCCGGCGCGCTGGCGGTGGGAGGTGCGGGCGGTGGTGTTCGCGGTGGTGATGGCGCTGTCGCGGGTGTACCTGCGGGCGCACTGGCTGTCCGACACGGTGGCCGGTGGGCTGCTCGGCGCGGGGCTGGCGCTGGGCTGGCCGGCGCTGCTGACGGCGCTGCGCGAGCGGGCCCAGGACTCCTCGCCGCCACCCGGCCGGCGCCGTCGCTGA
- a CDS encoding YciI family protein, with protein MPRYLISFDDGSMDHIPAEDWPEVGEASHAVVQKAKDAGVWIFGGGVQRQQAAIVGTDGQVTDGPVPETKAVIGGFAIIEVPSRAEALEWAARIARGCRCAQEVREIMYDPES; from the coding sequence ATGCCGCGCTACCTCATCTCGTTCGACGACGGCTCGATGGACCACATCCCGGCCGAGGACTGGCCCGAGGTGGGCGAGGCCTCGCACGCCGTGGTGCAGAAGGCGAAGGACGCCGGTGTCTGGATCTTCGGCGGCGGCGTCCAGCGCCAGCAGGCGGCGATCGTGGGCACCGACGGGCAGGTGACCGACGGCCCGGTCCCGGAGACGAAGGCGGTCATCGGGGGCTTCGCGATCATCGAGGTGCCGTCGCGGGCGGAGGCGCTGGAGTGGGCTGCCCGCATCGCCCGCGGCTGCCGGTGCGCGCAGGAGGTCCGGGAGATCATGTACGACCCGGAGTCCTGA
- a CDS encoding GAF domain-containing protein: protein MAALVVDDVVPFADWPAAARAALAFLHRTVGLDVWLVTRLEQPRQVVLYAHPEEVLPPGTWISWDRSFCHSMVSGVGPRVATVAAATPAYRDLETGLPQRVAAYMGVPLVTADGVLFGTLCGLSVRAQPRALSRHLPLVEMTARMLSTLLSEEEAAQRAASSSAEPMRDRPT from the coding sequence ATGGCCGCGCTCGTCGTGGACGACGTCGTCCCCTTCGCCGACTGGCCCGCTGCTGCCCGTGCCGCGCTGGCGTTCCTGCACCGCACCGTCGGGCTCGACGTCTGGCTGGTCACGCGGCTGGAGCAGCCTCGCCAGGTGGTGCTCTACGCCCATCCTGAGGAGGTGCTGCCGCCGGGCACCTGGATCTCCTGGGACCGTAGTTTCTGCCACTCCATGGTCAGCGGCGTCGGGCCCCGGGTCGCCACCGTCGCCGCCGCGACCCCGGCCTACCGCGACCTGGAGACCGGGCTCCCCCAACGGGTCGCCGCCTACATGGGTGTCCCGCTCGTGACTGCGGACGGGGTGCTCTTCGGCACCCTCTGCGGCCTGTCCGTCCGCGCCCAGCCGCGCGCGTTGTCCCGGCACCTGCCGCTGGTCGAGATGACGGCCAGGATGCTCAGCACCCTGCTGTCCGAGGAGGAGGCGGCTCAGCGGGCGGCGAGCAGCTCCGCCGAGCCGATGCGCGACCGGCCGACGTAG
- a CDS encoding potassium channel family protein — MFFFLSRLTRLLGTRLHGWRLPLAVIVLVFLTSWLAMALVEPAGSEIAAPGNYWWYFVVTAATVGYGDFFPVSTAGHVVGTYVIVGGIVTLTLLFSRLADYLQSVRGKRLRGVVALELADHVVVLGYAPGRTERLLAELAVEPGTRIALCAWDEVPQNPVPENPAVSFVRGDLTNVDVMTRASVGRARTVVLDGRDDNETLAMAVAVDHANPGVHMVAALRDLGRRENLRYVNPRIACVQWHMPSLITEEAADPGLTEVYTDLMSAGGHGNTYSLQLPAGHGFTTFGDCQVHLGRTFCATVLALRGPDGLRVNPPWDTPVPEGTTLYYVGRSRIGSAELLAAR; from the coding sequence GTGTTCTTCTTCTTGTCCCGGCTCACCCGCCTGCTGGGCACCCGGCTGCACGGCTGGCGGCTGCCGCTCGCCGTCATCGTGCTGGTCTTCCTGACCAGCTGGCTGGCGATGGCGCTGGTCGAGCCGGCCGGCAGCGAGATCGCCGCGCCGGGCAACTACTGGTGGTACTTCGTCGTCACCGCCGCGACGGTCGGCTACGGCGACTTCTTCCCTGTCTCGACCGCCGGGCACGTGGTCGGCACCTACGTCATCGTCGGCGGGATCGTCACGCTGACCCTGCTGTTCTCGCGGCTGGCCGACTACCTGCAGTCGGTCCGCGGGAAGCGCCTGAGAGGAGTGGTCGCACTGGAGCTGGCCGATCACGTCGTCGTGCTGGGGTACGCGCCCGGCCGGACCGAGCGGCTGCTGGCCGAGCTGGCCGTCGAGCCGGGCACCCGGATCGCCCTGTGCGCCTGGGACGAGGTGCCGCAGAACCCGGTGCCGGAGAACCCGGCGGTCTCCTTCGTCCGGGGCGACCTGACCAACGTCGACGTGATGACCCGGGCTTCGGTGGGCCGCGCCCGTACGGTCGTCCTCGACGGGCGCGACGACAACGAGACGCTGGCGATGGCCGTGGCGGTCGACCACGCCAACCCCGGCGTGCACATGGTCGCGGCGCTGCGCGACCTCGGCCGCCGGGAGAACCTGCGCTACGTCAACCCGCGGATCGCCTGCGTGCAGTGGCACATGCCCTCGTTGATCACCGAGGAGGCCGCCGACCCCGGTCTGACCGAGGTCTACACCGACCTGATGAGCGCGGGTGGGCACGGGAACACCTACTCCCTCCAGCTGCCGGCCGGACACGGCTTCACCACCTTCGGCGACTGCCAGGTGCACCTCGGGCGCACCTTCTGCGCGACGGTGCTCGCGCTCCGCGGTCCCGACGGGCTGCGCGTCAACCCGCCGTGGGACACCCCGGTCCCGGAGGGGACGACGCTGTACTACGTCGGCCGGTCGCGCATCGGCTCGGCGGAGCTGCTCGCCGCCCGCTGA
- a CDS encoding TetR/AcrR family transcriptional regulator, giving the protein MTSHGTPTPGLWSRTRRAVHDEVVGTALDLFTNQGFEATTVDQIVAATGLSRTSFFRYFGSKEDLVLGDTTQTRLDFSAALRARPQEEGPWEALRAAALTLPGADLAPDRALTVAKLIRTSPALRARSLEKHQQWQDSLVPVLQERLAGEPNAAASSDLAARAVVAAALSCLQTATEVWAERDGRGTLGELYDQAIAAVRR; this is encoded by the coding sequence ATGACCTCGCACGGGACGCCAACCCCCGGCTTGTGGAGCCGCACCCGGCGCGCGGTGCACGACGAGGTCGTGGGGACCGCACTGGACCTGTTCACGAACCAGGGGTTCGAAGCAACCACGGTCGACCAGATCGTTGCTGCCACCGGACTGTCACGGACCTCGTTCTTCCGCTACTTCGGGTCCAAGGAGGACCTGGTCCTGGGCGACACCACGCAGACCAGGCTCGACTTCAGTGCTGCCCTCCGAGCCCGCCCGCAGGAGGAGGGTCCCTGGGAAGCGCTACGCGCCGCAGCCCTCACGCTCCCAGGGGCCGACCTCGCACCGGATCGGGCACTGACCGTCGCGAAACTGATCCGCACCTCCCCCGCCCTTCGCGCCCGCAGCCTGGAGAAGCACCAGCAGTGGCAGGACTCGCTCGTGCCGGTGCTACAGGAGCGCCTCGCCGGGGAGCCCAACGCTGCCGCCAGCAGCGATCTGGCCGCACGCGCCGTCGTCGCAGCGGCACTGTCCTGCCTGCAGACCGCCACCGAGGTGTGGGCCGAGCGCGACGGCAGAGGGACGCTCGGCGAGCTCTATGACCAGGCGATCGCAGCAGTCCGCCGCTGA
- a CDS encoding tyrosine-type recombinase/integrase, producing the protein MPTGAAWPSSGCCWGPRASTPAWCSRKLTGPRWCPDSVSQRFDRLVVRAGLPPVRLHDLRHLAASLAYRATKDLKLTRQMLGHSSTAITEQVYTSVFEDVEREAAESAAALSRVPTGRTPTPMCPPRAHPRAVWAPVVRP; encoded by the coding sequence GTGCCCACCGGCGCCGCTTGGCCGAGCTCCGGCTGCTGCTGGGGTCCGCGTGCGTCGACACCGGCCTGGTGTTCGCGAAAGCTGACGGGTCCGCGCTGGTGCCCGGACAGCGTCTCGCAGCGGTTCGACCGCCTCGTTGTGCGGGCCGGACTGCCGCCGGTGCGGCTGCACGACCTGCGGCACCTGGCCGCGAGCCTGGCCTACCGAGCGACGAAGGACTTGAAGCTCACCCGCCAGATGCTCGGGCATTCGTCGACGGCGATCACCGAGCAGGTCTACACGTCGGTGTTCGAGGACGTGGAGCGTGAGGCCGCGGAGTCGGCTGCCGCGCTGTCCCGCGTGCCCACCGGGCGCACACCGACGCCGATGTGCCCACCTCGTGCCCACCCCCGGGCCGTGTGGGCGCCCGTGGTCCGACCGTGA
- a CDS encoding RNB domain-containing ribonuclease has translation MARVLKVSVPLDFAAIRAEAGVPDEFPADVLAEADRVVADPPLPEHDATDLPLVTIDPPGARDLDQAVHLTRTAGGYRVSYAIADVGAFVPLGSAIDAEARRRGQTVYCPDGRTPLHPPQLSEGAASLLPGELRPAALWTIDLDADGEVTAVDLRRARVRSRAQLDYESVGAQVPPELELLPEIGRLLQARARDRGAIELGTPSQEVEPGPDGGWTIAFRGQSDVEGWNAQISLLTGRCAARLMLDGGVGVLRTLPPADPRAVATLRRLAPGLGVDWPDGAGPGDVIADLDPARPRDAAFLDAAAALLRGAAYTAFDGPPPAQPGHGGVGAPYAHVTAPLRRLVDRFGTEVCLALAAGEQPSAELRAALPELPALMATSDRRTHEVERAVIDLVEATVLAGRVGEVFDAVVLDAEEKRSTVVLSELAVQARCDGRLTPGEQVEVRLTTADPATRTVRFAPAAD, from the coding sequence GTGGCTCGCGTGCTGAAGGTGTCCGTCCCGCTCGACTTCGCCGCGATCCGGGCGGAGGCCGGGGTCCCCGACGAGTTCCCCGCTGACGTGCTGGCCGAGGCCGACCGGGTGGTCGCCGACCCACCGCTCCCCGAGCACGACGCGACCGACCTGCCGCTGGTGACCATCGACCCGCCCGGTGCCCGTGACCTGGACCAGGCCGTGCACCTCACCCGCACCGCCGGCGGCTACCGGGTGTCCTACGCGATCGCCGACGTCGGTGCCTTCGTGCCACTCGGCAGCGCCATCGACGCCGAGGCCCGCCGCCGCGGCCAGACCGTCTACTGCCCCGACGGCCGGACTCCGCTGCACCCGCCGCAGCTGTCCGAGGGGGCGGCCAGCCTGTTGCCCGGCGAGCTCCGGCCGGCCGCGCTGTGGACCATCGACCTGGACGCCGACGGCGAGGTCACCGCCGTCGACCTGCGCCGGGCCCGGGTCCGCAGCCGCGCCCAGCTGGACTACGAGTCCGTGGGCGCGCAGGTGCCCCCGGAGCTCGAGCTGCTGCCCGAGATCGGCCGGCTGCTGCAGGCCCGGGCCCGCGACCGCGGCGCCATCGAGCTGGGCACGCCATCCCAGGAGGTGGAGCCCGGACCGGACGGCGGCTGGACGATCGCCTTCCGCGGGCAGTCGGACGTCGAGGGCTGGAACGCGCAGATCTCGCTGCTCACCGGCCGGTGCGCCGCCCGGCTGATGCTGGACGGCGGGGTCGGGGTGCTGCGCACGCTGCCGCCGGCCGACCCGAGGGCGGTCGCCACGCTCCGCCGGCTCGCCCCCGGGCTTGGCGTCGACTGGCCCGACGGCGCGGGGCCCGGCGACGTCATCGCCGACCTGGACCCCGCCCGGCCGCGCGACGCCGCGTTCCTGGACGCCGCCGCCGCGCTGCTCCGCGGCGCGGCCTACACCGCGTTCGACGGCCCGCCGCCGGCCCAGCCCGGGCACGGCGGCGTCGGCGCGCCCTACGCGCACGTCACCGCACCGCTGCGCCGGCTGGTCGACCGGTTCGGCACCGAGGTCTGCCTGGCGCTGGCCGCCGGCGAGCAGCCCTCCGCCGAGCTGCGCGCCGCACTGCCGGAGCTGCCCGCGCTGATGGCCACCTCCGACCGGCGCACGCACGAGGTGGAACGCGCCGTCATCGACCTGGTCGAGGCAACGGTCCTGGCCGGCCGGGTCGGCGAGGTGTTCGACGCCGTGGTGCTCGATGCGGAGGAAAAGCGGTCGACCGTGGTGCTCAGCGAGCTGGCGGTCCAGGCCCGCTGCGACGGCCGGCTCACCCCGGGCGAGCAGGTCGAGGTCCGGCTGACGACGGCGGACCCGGCCACCCGCACGGTGCGGTTCGCGCCCGCCGCGGACTGA
- a CDS encoding DUF2505 domain-containing protein: MAIDSSHTYPAAPDAVLALLTDEAFLRERATALGAQAQEVTVDGRSTSVRFAAPTAGIPPVFARFVGSSVSVVERTSWTPDGDGYRTALDIRAEVFGRTVEVTGERRLTAAGAGTTSTVTGDARVDAPLIGRQAEGAVRELVGVVLKREDELLRRKLS; the protein is encoded by the coding sequence GTGGCCATCGACTCCTCGCACACCTACCCCGCCGCGCCCGACGCCGTCCTCGCCCTGCTCACCGACGAGGCCTTCCTCCGCGAGCGGGCCACCGCGCTCGGCGCGCAGGCGCAGGAGGTGACCGTCGACGGCCGCAGCACCTCCGTCCGGTTCGCCGCCCCCACCGCCGGCATCCCGCCGGTCTTCGCGCGGTTCGTCGGCTCGTCGGTGTCGGTCGTCGAGCGCACGTCGTGGACTCCGGACGGCGACGGGTACCGCACCGCCCTGGACATCCGCGCCGAGGTGTTCGGGCGCACCGTCGAGGTCACCGGCGAGCGGCGGCTGACCGCAGCCGGCGCAGGCACCACCTCCACCGTCACCGGCGACGCGCGGGTCGACGCACCGCTGATCGGCCGCCAGGCCGAGGGCGCCGTCCGGGAGCTGGTCGGCGTGGTGCTGAAGCGGGAGGACGAGCTGCTCCGCCGGAAGCTGTCGTAG